TACCCTGTACGACGAGTTGCGCGACCGCCTGGCCGCGGCCGCCCGCGAGCTGGTCATGGGCGACCCGCTGGACGAGGCCACCTTCCTGGGCCCCCTGATCAGCGAGGACGACGCCGTGCGCGTCGCGGCCTGGGTCGACGAGGCCACGGCCGCCGGCGCGCGCCTGGTCTGCGGCGGCGAACGACGCGGCCCGTTCTACACCGCGACGCTGCTGGAGAACGTGCCCCGCGGGCTGCCCGTCTCCTGCCGCGAGGTGTTCGGCCCGGTGGTGGTGCTGGAGCGCTTCACCGACTTCGCCGACGCCGTCGCGCGCGTCAACGATTCGGAGTATGGTCTGCAGGCCGGCGTCTTCACGCGCGACCTGGGCCGCGCCCGCTTCGCCGCCGAGGCTTGCGAGGTGGGCGGCGTGGTGATCGGCGACGTGCCGAGCTTCCGCGTCGACAGCATGCCCTACGGGGGCGTGAAGCGGTCGGGCTTCGGCCGCGAGGGCGTGCGCTTCGCCATGGAAGAGATGACCGAACTGCGTCTGACGGTGTTCAACGACAACTACCTGCGACCCGGGGGTGCGACATGAGGTTCCTGACCA
The genomic region above belongs to bacterium and contains:
- a CDS encoding aldehyde dehydrogenase family protein, giving the protein TLYDELRDRLAAAARELVMGDPLDEATFLGPLISEDDAVRVAAWVDEATAAGARLVCGGERRGPFYTATLLENVPRGLPVSCREVFGPVVVLERFTDFADAVARVNDSEYGLQAGVFTRDLGRARFAAEACEVGGVVIGDVPSFRVDSMPYGGVKRSGFGREGVRFAMEEMTELRLTVFNDNYLRPGGAT